One region of Scomber scombrus chromosome 10, fScoSco1.1, whole genome shotgun sequence genomic DNA includes:
- the LOC133987705 gene encoding transmembrane and death domain protein 1-like encodes MYSGYDTSTDMKVWKFSPFLLFLLLSSALGEEDTVAEDIGVHQLERLIELLTSQECEDLLFALSHSEENIFQHLERLSSEKNQLDLKPRAKRDTSSADDGETQCRTALTDWLMRYGEETYYDRLSRALQHIGRTDVAIEVGKNINQEKALNLKRYVEDYHKYVSSLNFPSFQPDAKDHQHAGRRVRKRKVRDLTLRDLDLIVERAPVPLYQKGPLDVVLPLLYGILLGFGGTLLAGIFILLIIIHISRRNQRSHNPRVTSSSSHKLQVENVMLEDVVSGRSEAEK; translated from the exons ATGTATTCAGGCTACGATACTTCGACTGACATGAAAGTCTGGAAATTCTCTCCCTTCCTactctttcttcttctgagtTCAGCACTTGGAGAAGAGGACACAG TGGCAGAGGACATTGGTGTCCATCAGTTGGAGCGTTTAATAGAGCTGTTGACATCTCAGGAGTGCGAGGACCTTCTGTTCGCCCTCTCTCACTCAGAGGAGAACATCTTCCAACATCTTGAACGCCTCtcatcagaaaaaaatcaacttgATCTCAAGCCTAGAGCCAAGAGAGACACCTCTTCTGCTGATG ATGGCGAGACTCAGTGCCGGACGGCCCTGACAGACTGGCTGATGAGGTACGGTGAGGAGACCTACTACGACAGGCTTTCTCGCGCCTTGCAGCACatcggcagaacagacgttgcCATcg AAGTGGGGAAGAACATCAACCAGGAAAAAGCCTTGAACCTGAAACGCTACGTTGAAGACTATCACAAATATGTCAGCTCTTTAAACTTCCCATCGTTCCAACCAGATGCAAAAGACCACCAGCATGCAGGACGGAGggtcagaaaaagaaaag taagGGATCTGACATTGCGGGACCTGGATCTCATTGTGGAGCGGGCTCCTGTTCCACTGTACCAGAAGGGGCCTTTGGATGTAGTTCTTCCCCTGTTGTATGGCATCCTGCTGGGCTTCGGAGGCACTTTGCTTGCAGGCATCTTTAtactcctcatcatcatccatATCTCCCGTAGAAACCAGAGGAGCCATAACCCCAGGGTAACCAGCAGCTCTAGCCATAAGCTCCAGGTGGAAAATGTGATGTTGGAAGATGTTGTTTCTGGGAGGTCAGAggctgaaaaataa